From the genome of Spartobacteria bacterium, one region includes:
- a CDS encoding YjbQ family protein has protein sequence MTVYTKKREYNLEGRMDYVLLDEHMRSFVRESAIQEGYVMVFVAGCVAALAVTENEPGILTHDLHYMFERAMNIPYGPGFADGTPYRHHETWHDDNGSSHLRSLLLQHSLSIPVLDGEVLLGPWQNIFLFECDTGPRTRTLWFQAQGE, from the coding sequence ATGACCGTGTATACCAAAAAAAGGGAATACAATTTGGAGGGCAGAATGGACTATGTGCTGCTGGATGAGCATATGCGTTCATTTGTCAGAGAATCAGCTATTCAGGAAGGGTATGTTATGGTTTTTGTGGCGGGATGTGTTGCCGCATTGGCCGTCACGGAAAATGAACCCGGCATATTAACTCATGATTTACACTATATGTTCGAGAGGGCGATGAACATCCCTTATGGCCCCGGCTTTGCGGATGGAACGCCCTATCGTCATCACGAGACATGGCACGATGATAACGGCTCAAGTCACCTTCGTTCTTTGTTATTGCAGCATTCTCTAAGTATTCCGGTGTTGGATGGAGAAGTATTGCTGGGGCCTTGGCAGAATATATTTCTTTTCGAATGCGATACAGGGCCTAGAACGCGGACGTTATGGTTTCAGGCTCAGGGGGAATAG